A portion of the Meriones unguiculatus strain TT.TT164.6M chromosome 14, Bangor_MerUng_6.1, whole genome shotgun sequence genome contains these proteins:
- the Furin gene encoding furin — protein MELRPWLLWVVAAAGALVLLAADARGQKVFTNTWAVHISGGPAVADSVARKHGFHNLGQIFGDYYHFWHRAVTKRSLSPHRLRHSRLQREPQVKWLEQQVAKRRTKRDVYQEPTDPKFPQQWYLSGVTQRDLNVKEAWAQGFTGHGIVVSILDDGIEKNHPDLAGNYDPGASFDVNDQDPDPQPRYTQMNDNRHGTRCAGEVAAVANNGVCGVGVAYNARIGGVRMLDGEVTDAVEARSLGLNPNHIHIYSASWGPEDDGKTVDGPARLAEEAFFRGVSQGRGGLGSIFVWASGNGGREHDSCNCDGYTNSIYTLSISSATQFGNVPWYSEACSSTLATTYSSGNQNEKQIVTTDLRQKCTESHTGTSASAPLAAGIIALTLEANKNLTWRDMQHLVVQTSKPAHLNANDWATNGVGRKVSHSYGYGLLDAGAMVALAQNWTTVAPQRKCIIEILVEPKDIGKRLEVRKSVTACLGEPNHITRLEHAQARLTLSYNRRGDLAIHLVSPMGTRSTLLAARPHDYSADGFNDWAFMTTHSWDEDPSGEWVLEIENTSEANNYGTLTKFTLVLYGTASEGPSTPPESSGCKTLTSSQACVVCEEGFSLHQKSCVQHCPPGFTPQVLDTHYSTENDVEIMRASICIPCHASCATCQGPAPTDCLSCPSHASLDPVEQTCSRQSQSSRESRPQQPPPAPPPEVDVEPRLQAGLLLSHLPELVAVLSCIGFLLVFGTVFLFLQRRSGFSFRRLKVYTMDRGLVSYQGLPHEAWQEECPSDSEEDEGRGERTAFIKDQSAL, from the exons ATGGAGCTGAGGCCCTGGTTGCTATGGGTGgtagcagcagcaggagcctTGGTCCTGCTAGCAGCTGATGCTCGTGGCCAAAAAGTCTTCACCAACACGTGGGCTGTGCACATCTCGGGAGGCCCAGCTGTGGCTGATAGCGTGGCCCGGAAACATGGGTTTCACAACCTGGGCCAG ATCTTTGGTGACTATTACCACTTCTGGCATAGAGCAGTGACAAAGCGGTCCCTGTCGCCTCACCGCCTGCGGCACAGCCGGCTGCAGAGGGAGCCTCAA gTGAAGTGGCTGGAGCAGCAGGTAGCAAAGCGAAGGACCAAGAGGGATGTGTATCAGGAGCCCACGGACCCCAAGTTCCCCCAGCAGTGGTACCTG TCTGGTGTCACTCAGCGAGACCTGAATGTGAAGGAAGCCTGGGCCCAGGGCTTCACGGGGCATGGCATCGTGGTCTCCATCCTGGACGACGGCATCGAGAAGAACCATCCTGACTTGGCAGGCAATTAT GATCCTGGAGCCAGTTTTGATGTCAATGACCAGGACCCTGACCCACAGCCTCGGTATACACAGATGAACGACAACAG GCACGGTACTCGGTGCGCAGGTGAAGTGGCAGCGGTGGCCAACAATGGTGTCTGTGGTGTGGGTGTAGCTTACAACGCCCGGATTGGAG GGGTGCGAATGTTGGATGGCGAGGTGACTGATGCAGTGGAGGCACGTTCGCTGGGCTTGAACCCCAACCACATCCACATCTACAGCGCCAGCTGGGGCCCTGAGGACGACGGCAAGACTGTGGACGGGCCGGCCCGGCTCGCGGAGGAGGCCTTCTTTCGGGGAGTTAGCCAG GGTCGTGGCGGCCTGGGCTCCATCTTTGTCTGGGCCTCGGGGAACGGGGGCCGGGAGCATGACAGCTGCAACTGTGACGGCTACACCAACAGCATCTACACGCTGTCCATCAGCAGCGCCACGCAGTTCGGCAACGTGCCGTGGTACAGCGAGGCCTGCTCCTCCACGCTGGCCACCACCTACAGCAGTGGCAACCAGAACGAGAAGCAGATC GTGACAACTGACCTGAGGCAGAAGTGCACAGAATCTCACACAGGCACCTCAGCTTCTGCTCCTTTGGCAGCTGGCATCATTGCTCTCACTCTAGAGGCCAA TAAGAACCTCACTTGGCGGGACATGCAGCACCTGGTGGTCCAGACCTCCAAGCCAGCCCACCTCAACGCCAATGACTGGGCCACCAACGGTGTGGGCCGCAAAG TGAGCCACTCGTATGGCTACGGGCTGTTGGATGCCGGTGCCATGGTGGCCCTGGCCCAGAACTGGACAACAGTGGCCCCCCAGCGGAAGTGCATCATTGAAATCCTGGTGGAGCCTAA GGACATTGGCAAACGGCTAGAGGTGCGCAAGTCTGTGACGGCGTGCCTTGGCGAGCCCAACCACATCACCCGTCTGGAACATGCTCAGGCACGGCTCACCCTGTCTTACAATCGCCGTGGTGACCTGGCTATCCACCTCGTCAGCCCCATGGGCACCCGCTCCACCCTGTTGGCTGCCAG ACCTCACGACTACTCTGCTGATGGGTTTAATGACTGGGCTTTCATGACAACTCATTCCTGGGATGAGGACCCCTCTGGTGAATGGGTCCTAGAGATTGAAAACACCAGCGAGGCCAACAACTATG GGACGCTGACCAAGTTCACTCTGGTACTGTACGGCACGGCCTCTGAGGGGCCCTCTACACCTCCTGAAAGTAGTGGCTGCAAGACCCTCACGTCCAGCCAGGCCTGCGTGG TGTGCGAAGAAGGCTTCTCACTGCACCAGAAAAGCTGTGTCCAGCACTGCCCACCAGGCTTCACACCCCAAGTCCTCGATACACACTACAGCACTGAGAATGATGTGGAGATCATGCGTGCCAGTATCTGCATCCCCTGTCACGCCTCATGTGCCACGTGCCAGGgcccagctcccacagactgCCTCAGCTGCCCCAGCCATGCCTCCCTGGACCCTGTGGAGCAGACCTGCTCCAGGCAGAGCCAGAGCAGCCGCGAGTCTCGCCCTCAGCAGCCGCCTCCCGCACCGCCTCCGGAGGTGGACGTGGAGCCCCGGTTGCAGGCCGGGCTGCTGCTCTCCCATCTCCCCGAGTTAGTGGCCGTCCTCAGCTGCATCGGCTTCCTGCTGGTCTTTGGCACCGTCTTCCTGTTCCTGCAGCGGCGCTCGGGCTTTAGCTTCCGGAGATTGAAAGTCTACACCATGGACCGAGGACTCGTCTCCTACCAGGGGCTGCCCCATGAAGCCTGGCAGGAGGAGTGCCCATCTGACTCCGAAGAGGATGAGGGCCGGGGCGAGAGGACCGCCTTTATCAAAGACCAGAGCGCCCTTTGA